One genomic window of Osmia bicornis bicornis chromosome 3, iOsmBic2.1, whole genome shotgun sequence includes the following:
- the LOC123987684 gene encoding zinc finger CCCH domain-containing protein 18-like → MISQGLGKSQRTWDEQLPEIAFAYKPARHDATGYSPAHINTRRELTPPGSLQQENRQKVKTPWTTWLKHLQDAQELARVRLAQEFQRQQRHYNLRRRDWQPKIGERVWKRTHTLSNKAQSRNAKLAERYTGPFRVHKRISPVIFDLSDNRGRRADHVHVRDMKPVTGARTAQPRSVGSLPRNQDAQPADVTSIHHNGPASPAIKGRQHQPRNQIHDGSQTSQRPRNRSSTPPPSLKRTGQGRAAKHDQQGLEKVRPSHKAETSSGGPTGPSPGQEADTVQQGPDSSEVTTRRRTNSRQTDTSPAGTRGPASKTKADARGKQAGNSPGQDTGGSGRKGSRDSRRRGLTATKPPTRTATGATTNHSPTGRGIVPPATTTGTADRGNIRDRLRSRTSRGQYVHPLSPPRRDVDSPVQAHPTSPLPERREAMDGITGPLRERDLVHVHRGIGLPYGQRLRADLCRDKWSEQSVKKEEK, encoded by the coding sequence ATGATTAGCCAAGGCCTAGGCAAATCACAACGAACCTGGGACGAACAGCTACCCGAGATCGCGTTCGCCTACAAACCAGCGCGTCACGACGCAACAGGATACTCCCCGGCACATATAAATACCAGGAGAGAGCTCACACCACCAGGAAGCCTGCAACAAGAAAACCGCCAGAAAGTTAAAACTCCGTGGACGACCTGGCTAAAACATCTACAGGACGCACAAGAACTCGCACGAGTCCGGCTGGCACAAGAATTCCAGCGACAGCAACGCCATTACAATCTGCGCAGGCGCGATTGGCAACCAAAAATCGGTGAGCGCGTATGGAAACGCACCCATACACTCTCAAATAAGGCGCAGAGTAGAAACGCAAAACTCGCCGAACGCTACACCGGACCCTTTAGGGTCCACAAAAGAATCTCACCGGTCATCTTCGACCTCAGCGACAACCGAGGCAGACGCGCAGATCACGTCCACGTGCGAGACATGAAACCGGTAACCGGCGCCAGAACCGCGCAGCCGCGCAGCGTCGGCAGCCTACCGCGCAACCAAGACGCGCAGCCAGCTGACGTCACCAGCATCCACCACAACGGACCAGCCTCGCCGGCGATAAAAGGTCGGCAGCATCAGCCACGAAATCAGATTCACGATGGCTCGCAGACAAGCCAACGCCCAAGAAATCGAAGCAGCACTCCGCCGCCTAGCCTTAAGAGAACGGGCCAGGGACGAGCCGCAAAACATGACCAGCAAGGACTGGAAAAAGTTCGTCCGAGTCACAAGGCCGAAACAAGTAGCGGCGGACCCACAGGCCCAAGCCCCGGCCAGGAAGCCGACACGGTCCAGCAGGGTCCAGACTCCAGCGAGGTGACCACCCGTCGGCGAACTAATAGCCGCCAAACGGACACCAGCCCCGCTGGCACCAGGGGACCGGCCTCCAAGACTAAAGCAGACGCCAGGGGAAAACAGGCCGGCAACAGCCCCGGCCAGGATACCGGCGGAAGCGGTCGCAAGGGCAGCCGCGACAGCAGACGGCGTGGACTTACCGCCACCAAGCCCCCCACCAGGACCGCCACCGGGGCCACTACCAATCATAGCCCAACCGGGCGAGGGATAGTGCCGCCAGCAACGACCACCGGAACAGCCGACCGGGGCAACATTAGGGATCGTCTGCGGAGCAGGACCAGCCGCGGACAATATGTGCATCCCCTGTCACCTCCCCGACGGGACGTCGATTCGCCTGTACAGGCCCATCCGACGTCACCGCTTCCTGAGCGCAGGGAAGCAATGGACGGTATTACTGGACCGCTGAGGGAACGTGACCTGGTGCACGTACACAGAG